Sequence from the Magnetococcales bacterium genome:
ACTGCGATGCGCCGATGAAGACCGCCTGGCACGCCCTGATTGGCGAAACCCTGCGAACCCTGCTGCAACCGGTCGGCATCGACGTCCTTCTGGAAGTTCCGGTGGTCGTGGATGCTCCCAAGGCGGATCTGATTCTGATTCGGCGCAGCCGGGAGGATGGACAGAAGAGCAGCGCTTGCTGTTGGTGGACGGGATTTGTGACCTGGAGGCGGTCCCAGGAAAAATCATGCTCAACGATGCAACACTTCATGAAACAAGTCAAGATAGTCCCTGGCCATCCGCTCCGCGGAAAAATGAACCGTCACATGATCTTTCAACGCCTTCCCCAGTTTTTTCCCCAATTCAGGGTCGTTGACGATACGTTCCACCGCGGCAGCCAAAGCCAGAGGATCACCATCGGGGGTAAGAAGTCCATGCACCCCATTTTCAAGGATGTCGGAGAATGCCGGAATGTCATTGCATACGACCGGCAAGCCATGCAAGGCCGCTTCCAATAAAACATAGGGCAAGCCTTCACGATGCGAAGGAAATACAAGACCGGAAGCCCGAGCCAAGACTCCGCTCACATCCGGCGCCTCCAGCGCCCCCATGAGATGAACGGTAGCACCGCATCCCGACGCATGGATCAAATTTTCTATTTCTTCCAAGAATCCAGGGTAATGTGGTTCTCCCGGATGCAAGAATGATTGACCACCAATAATCAGCAAATGCAGGTTGGGATGATTCTTCCCGAGGATTCCCCAGGCCCTGACCGCAATATCCTGCCCCTTGGGCGGTTCCACCCAACCGACCATGACAAAATATTTTTCCGGAACACCTTTCCTAAATTTTTCCAGAACCCTGTTCGGGAAAGCGGCGGATTCGGTCTCCGACTTGATTTCAATGCCATTTGGCACATAATGTACATGACCCAATTCGGGACGACGTTCACCGATCAAACGTGCATAACTCATTGATACCGCAGTCAATGCCGCTGCTTTTTTCGCGGTTTTATGGAGACTTCGAAAATTTTTCCCCTTTTCCTGCGCGAAATGAAGTGCATCCGTACCATGAAAGGTCAAAACATAAGGCGGACCGCCCAGAGATTCCAATCTTCTGAAATAGGACTGATAATCCCTTGGCGTATGCAGGTGAAGGATATCCACCTTCTCCCGTTTCATCAATTGCAGCAATTCTCCGACAGTTTTTGGAAATTCCAGAATCCATCCAATCAAGCCTTTTATCGGACTGCGCCTGTCCCAGGGCAGGCGCAGCCTTTTCTTATACAGGCTGATGCCCGCGAATTTTTCTTCCGACCAATTGATGTCGCTCCAATCACCAGGCGAAAAAATGGAGACCCTGTGGCCGGCATTCATCCATTGTCGGGCCAGGGTTGCAATCATGGTGTTGATTCCGCCCCGTATCTCCGGAAAGGAGGTATGAAAAACAATCAGGATGTGCATCCGGCGTTCCTTGCCTGTGAAAAGCATCAGCCGGGGGGGACGAATTGATCGACCAGACCACAGATGCTTTTGCCATCGATCGGTTTGGCCAGAAAGCCATTGGCCCCCGCCTTGGCCCCCATCCGGGCGTTTTCGCTGCGATGGTCGGCGGTCACGATGACGATCTTGCCGGCAAACCCCTGATCACGAATGCTTTTGACCGTGGCGATACCATCCAGGCCCGGCATGTGGATGTCGATAAAGATCAAATCCGGCTTCCAGGAGGCGGCCAGGGTGATGGCATCGTTGCCGGAATAACCGGACTTGGCCGTGTGTTTGTGGGGGCAGCGTCGCAGCAGTGCCTCCAGCAACAAACAGTTTTGCGGTTCGTCGTCGATCAACAAAATCCGTGCCACCATCGCGCTCCGAGAAAAATCCAACCATGACCACCCCAGGCCAATTCCCTATCGGTCCAGCATGCCTTCGGTCGCGAAAAAAATCAACGACATCACTTGGCCCGTGGCGGAGGTTCCTTCAATAGTTGTTCAATATCAACGGCATCAATCTGATCGGGACGCAGAAAGGTCCCGGCATACCGTTCGTGGACACCACTGCGCAGAAAAAGTTCAAACAAATCGCGGTCGATATGCCGGTCGTTGCGCATGAAACTCATGATCTTCAACGCCTCGCTCAAACTCTTGGCTTTCTTGTAGGGCCGATCGACCGCCGTCAGCGCCTCGAAAATGTCGGCGATGGCGAGAATGCGCGACTGCACGTTCATGTCTTCCCGACGCAGACCACACGGATACCCCGTTCCGATCATGGTTTCATGATGGTTGCTGGCTATTTTCGGAACCTCCGCCATCCCCTTGGGAAAGGGAAGCTGACGCAGCATGACCAGAGTATGGATGACATGTTCGTTGATCTTGAACCGTTCCTCGGCATTGAGGGTCCCCCGGGAGATGCCCAGATTGTAAAGCTCACCATAATTGTACAGATGTTCAGGAATCGCCAGGGTCACCCCCAGGGATGCCGGATCATAGGAAAGCGGCGTCTCATGACGCGAATGAACATGTTCGGGTCGATCCATCAACAATGATTCCCAGACCGGAAGCGGAGACACCTCCGACTTGGGCAGGCGCAACTCCTCCATGAACGACAATCCCAGGCGATTGTCGAAATAACGCCGCCATTGCCGTTGCCCGATTGTTTTCAGCCGCTCGACATCTTCCCGGGAGGTGAACTCCCCCCCGACATTGGACCGCGCCACGAAAGCAAACTCCTCCCGCAGCCCGGCAAGGATTTTTTCAAGCCGTTCGGGTTCCCCCGCGTTTCCCTTCAGACGCTCCTCGCAATCGGCGATGATCGCATCGCGCCACAACACCTCGTAGCGCATCCGCACCTCGTGGATGCGGTTGTAGACGCATTCCAGTTTCGTCGCCTTGTCCACTACCGCCTCCGGCGTCGTCACCTTGCCACAATCGTGCAACCAACTCGCCAGATGAAATTCCTTCCATTCCTCCCGGGACATCGAAAAATCGGCAAACGGACCCGATTGCGCGGCACAAGCCGCCTCGGCCAACATTTTGCCCAACT
This genomic interval carries:
- a CDS encoding glycosyltransferase family 4 protein; this translates as MHILIVFHTSFPEIRGGINTMIATLARQWMNAGHRVSIFSPGDWSDINWSEEKFAGISLYKKRLRLPWDRRSPIKGLIGWILEFPKTVGELLQLMKREKVDILHLHTPRDYQSYFRRLESLGGPPYVLTFHGTDALHFAQEKGKNFRSLHKTAKKAAALTAVSMSYARLIGERRPELGHVHYVPNGIEIKSETESAAFPNRVLEKFRKGVPEKYFVMVGWVEPPKGQDIAVRAWGILGKNHPNLHLLIIGGQSFLHPGEPHYPGFLEEIENLIHASGCGATVHLMGALEAPDVSGVLARASGLVFPSHREGLPYVLLEAALHGLPVVCNDIPAFSDILENGVHGLLTPDGDPLALAAAVERIVNDPELGKKLGKALKDHVTVHFSAERMARDYLDLFHEVLHR
- a CDS encoding response regulator, with protein sequence MCPSTVSSRPTVLVVDDTPDNLTLIGNLLQDLYTVKVATRGSRALRIATGEQRPDLILLDVMMPEMDGFEVMRQLQADSRTRDIPVIFLTARTESADEERGLSLGAVDYVTKPISPPILLSRVRNHLMLKTTRDQLERYLDVERRKLQKLVDIAKDLSSEMDMDRLLRKILFGSKELAHADRGTLYLRTEDDHLKFAYLSSDDPLPAMTLPLFDPATGKEVHRYVSTHVALTGESVLLGDVYGDVGSFDVSGTMSFDKASGYRTRSMLTVALKPREGKPLGVLQLLNPIDQETGEVIPFESEWIGFVEALATQGAIALDNLNLIKAQERLFDAVTKVIASAIDAKSPYTGGHCERVPELGKMLAEAACAAQSGPFADFSMSREEWKEFHLASWLHDCGKVTTPEAVVDKATKLECVYNRIHEVRMRYEVLWRDAIIADCEERLKGNAGEPERLEKILAGLREEFAFVARSNVGGEFTSREDVERLKTIGQRQWRRYFDNRLGLSFMEELRLPKSEVSPLPVWESLLMDRPEHVHSRHETPLSYDPASLGVTLAIPEHLYNYGELYNLGISRGTLNAEERFKINEHVIHTLVMLRQLPFPKGMAEVPKIASNHHETMIGTGYPCGLRREDMNVQSRILAIADIFEALTAVDRPYKKAKSLSEALKIMSFMRNDRHIDRDLFELFLRSGVHERYAGTFLRPDQIDAVDIEQLLKEPPPRAK
- a CDS encoding response regulator codes for the protein MVARILLIDDEPQNCLLLEALLRRCPHKHTAKSGYSGNDAITLAASWKPDLIFIDIHMPGLDGIATVKSIRDQGFAGKIVIVTADHRSENARMGAKAGANGFLAKPIDGKSICGLVDQFVPPG